The following is a genomic window from Bactrocera tryoni isolate S06 chromosome 2, CSIRO_BtryS06_freeze2, whole genome shotgun sequence.
GGTTTAACTTCATTTTTGTCTCGACATCATAACGATAGAGACATGTTAAATCATGACAAAtttactgtattgaatagtaAATTTAAAGCAGGTATTCATATCTTAAAAACTCTACGAAAACACTAACACTGGGAAACCCCataatattattcattttaaaattttacggcTTGTTTTAGAGGGAGCAGCGTCCTCCGGCAAGTGAATGTCCTTAAATACTAATATTGAGTAGATAGCCATtttatcataataaaaaaaaaaacaaaacaattatgtAAACAGTTCTTTCTtccagaaaaattattaaaagagtcaaataaaaagtgtaataaaatataactcCCTTTTTTGAGtcaatataatgggttgtcaaaaaagtcttgcgttatttttattgaatttttttttattgaaactgaaatgaatttttgatggctCATGCCTAGCTCTTGACCgatctctttcgaccaattgagcgattttatcgcaattttcgacggcaGGCCTTCCGGaccgtggcgcatcttcgaccacctctacaccagaacgaaaacgttgaaaccatcgttgtgcggtgcaaatggaaactgtatcgggtccataaactgcacaaattttattggcggcttgagatgcatttttgccttttcgtagtagtactgtaaaatatgccgtattttctctttattttgctccatgtttgcgacgctataactcacgaacgacaaagaaacgacaatcaatcaaacacgtgttagcgcgtgaaataggctttccaaaaagatatagcatgacccgatgcgacgaataaaactaaaactacgcgctttcagcgccaactagcgaaaataccgcaagacttttttgacaaactatatGCGTAAAATCTGGAGTACATGTTTGCATGGATTTTTGGTTGTTTTAGGTGAGTTTATTGTTATCCGAACTTTGGATAGGAACAGCGATCATTTGCTATAGTTCTTTAATATTAGTGCAATCATTGCCGGGAATTAttcaggaaaaaaaattaaataataataaattctataatattaaattttttcaataaatatgtagataaaacaacaaacatgaTAATAGTTCTTAGtgagttataaaatttacaacTACAGCTAATTATACCCTTCAAAAATACAAACGATCTTTTAAAAGAACTTAATTTCGGTCGTCCAGTTGCAGTTGCTATACTGCCTGAAACCATaacccatgtcaaatttcgtaaatatatctcgGCTAACGAAAAAGTATGCTATGCAAACCCTTAGCTCAATACTCACCGATCCGAGTTAGATCGCTAAAAAgcagcccttggccggataaaatccgggtcaattccggtgcgtagaaccggctgtcgggGAACACTTCGTTGcgattgttcagtttgaatggcagctgtATGCCTTAGTGATCCGATAGCGGCAGTTCCCACAAACGAGCAGTTTCCTCTAGGGAAAagtacgtgtgcaaaatttcagattgatatctcaaaaactgagagactagttcgcgtatacacAGACCTACAGCTAGACAAAAATGGCTAAATCGAGGAGCTCTTACCTTTTCtcctaggtgttacaaactgcgTATTAAAGTCTCATACTCTCACATTTCAAAAGAagagtgctgtttcaccaagccCATACACCGCGTCACACGGTTACTAAAAACGATGGCAAAGATCCATGAATTCGGTTTCGAATTGTTTTCGCATTTACCGTATTCTCTAGATCTGGCCCCAAGCGACTAGTTCCTGTCCTCAGATTTTGAAAGAATGCCCGctgtgaagaaattttcgtcgaatgaagaggtgatcgccgaaatgAGGTCTATTTTTCACAAAGGACAAATATTCTATACAAAAtaggtatcgaaaagttggagagtCGCTTTTGTCAGTAGATCAACCTTGAAGGGAACAAGGTTGAATAAAAAGAGGAATTTTGCTAAACAATAGAGCAACGTGTCTTCATTATTGAGTAATATGTCAAGTATAATGGAAGATTGGCGGCCGCAGCTcgaatatttcatacaaaatatggtcggaatataataaaaattttgtatcagTATATAACGTACATATAAAGGGTCTGCCAAGAAGAAGGAGGAGATGTTAAAATCAAACCAAATAACAAAATTTGACACCGAAACCGAACTAACGAATAAAATCAAAGTCTATTCCCTTGCTTGAAGCTATTGTTGTCCAAACACTTGAAAAATGTTCTACAAGCAAACATCTTTCGCAAAATTGTCAAAGAAACAAGTTCTGCCTTCTAGAAAGGGAGTCAGAAGAACACAAAATCATTAACtcctttaaaaaattaaaaaattggcaTCCGGAAGAAGGCACGCAAAGCAGTTGATTAACGAAAACTTCCATAAAAActtaacacacacacgcacacatatgcataccaCATACAAATATAGCACATTCATACTTTCCCACCAAAAATTCGGAAACTTTCCGTGGACACGAAAATGCTCAGCTCATTTAAAACAGATGTTGCATGACAACACTTTTGAGGTGCAGCGACTGCTGTAGAATGACGTTCAAAATGCAATAAGGAATTGACGAGGGCAGCGCGGAATCACTCAAGCGACTGCACCGATAGTTGCATCATCGTATGAGTGCAGCGTTTTGTGGCAGCAATTGGAATAAGCAGCGGGCATATAGCACTGGAAGCAACCCCAAAACGACGTCAAAACagatgcaagtgtgtgtgtgaaggtAATACGTGAAAGTGTCTGTGTTTTTGTAACAcgtctgtgtgtgtttgtgcgtgtcCAGCAAATTCTTATTCGAATGAGGCGAGTCGTGTATAAATGTTGCACGTTTAATGTGGAGTAAggggaaaaaataaatagaaaactaCAATTACAAGAGTATGCGGAACGCAATGGAAGCGGAATGGCTTTTTGAGTATTTTTCTGAAGTGGGAAATTGACATACCTGCCGAGGGGGATTCTCGcctataaatatattaacatgtATGtattgcatgcaacaacaaacacaattaCTGTAGCCCCCTCATAGTGTCGTACATAGAAATCCATATTTTGGAGTTTGGTTGTATGAAAATTGTTGTCGCGATCACTTGGGGAGCCCCAAGCAGATGCCGCTGGATCACTTTCTACTTTCACGCCAATCAACGCACTCGGGGGACACATTTTTGACAAGTTATTACAGCCAGCAGTCAACGTGTGTAATGGAGATGAAAATGTGTCAACGAAAAATATGAGATCAGACGATCAATCGATCGATCGTATGCCGTTacgatacatatatacatgtgtagaTACTTTGTGCCTCGCATGACACACATGGGAGGCATAAACACAGGCGAACACTGATGCGAAGAAGGTGTTGCGGTAATGCCTAAATTTCACACCACACAAACGATCGCAGCTCaggtgtgcgtatgtgtgtgtaatggTTGGAAAATGAGAGGCTTCCCGTGAGTTATTGGCAGGATCAGTGATCTACATAAGTTGGCAATAAATTGGAGCCAAGTTGTGTGTATTGTATGACTACTTGTATGGCACATGACTAAACTACGCGATCAAACGATCGATTTGGAGGTCTCAAACATGTAGTTTGGGGACTGTAAGAGAGATGGATCTTCGTGAAGTTGGATTCTCGGAAAATCGCTGCATTTCTCATAATAAGAATAGTAACTGAGCTTCCTCTATAGGATGGAAATTGCTTCAGTTTTCGCGAGGCAGGATCACTGATCTGCAAGAGCAGGCAAACACTTAGAGCCAATATGCGTGTGTCCTGAACATTTTGGAATATACAAATGTACGCTAGGCAATTGGCATGCCTAACGAATGCGGGTTAACCACCGCACGATCGTTTGAGCTGTTCGCAAAGGTGGTAGCGATAGTTAGCCGATTGGTAGTGTAGATCGGAGGGTTGCTTATTGGTAAACAAACGCATTTCACTCAAtatttctatgtatatatgtatgtgtgtgtgaaaagtATGACTCAAACTCAGCTGGCGCGTCTGTAAAATGCTCAaactcacacatatacacacacacacaaaagttATAGAGCGTTGCACGATGCTGTCTACGCGGTGGTGACTAGCATGCTGGCTGTCTGACGTCGTCTACGCATGCATTAAGGGATTCCGTGTGTACGTAATTTCCCAATGAATGGCCACGTGTAAACGCCTATGTATGAGTGTGTCGCGTAGTACGAGCTAAGGCACTAGGCACGACTGCGGCGACATTTTCTGCAGCTGAGCGTATGGAAATACCAAATGACGAGGGGAAGGCAGCGCAGAACTATTATTGTTTTGAATTGTTAATAGCAGCAGTGGCGGCAGCAGCAgccgtgacaacaacaacaaccgacaAACCATTTGAGGAACTACCCGAGTGATTTTGGAGTTTTTAtgccgtgtgtgtgtgtgcatggttGTGTGGTAAAATGTGTTTTCGTTTAGTATTTTCTTCGGTCAACAGAGAAGAacaaccaccaccaccaacaacaaccatatACGCTGGCCGTGGCCGTGGCAATCAATTGAGTTGAATCCGAAAAACTCTGAGTTCACCGAGACTGACTCTGATAATGTATAAAAGACCGTGCCCGTTGTCGAACCTGTCATAATAGCAGCAGTGCTCGCAGAGTGTAGAACACCAAAAAAAGAAACGGAAAACACAATTAGAATTCAGTTCAAAACTTCGCTAAAGATCTACAACAACATCCACAGTGtttttgtgtatgtgttagAGTTGAGTGAGCAGAAGAagcaagcaataaataaataagtgcgCAATAGAGTTTGTGAAAAAGACCTTAAGAAAGACAAAAgaacacataaaaaaataaactaaaagtttATGAACGATTTTAagttcgaaaataattttgcgAAAATCCCGGAAAACCCAAAATAACATAATGGCCACTACAGCAACAAAGTACAAGAGCTGTCCGCTCAAGAAACGGCCCATCGTTTACGAGGATACAACCGAAACTGAAGCAGAAACAGCAACAGTCACGGTCAGAGATCCCATGCAATATTACGCCGCAGCCGCTGCTTTCGCCACAGCCAGCATGATCAAGCACGAGCCACAGCCAGTTGCTGAGTACGAACTTTTGGCTGACGAGCAGCCGCAAGATCTTTCGCTGAAACGCAAAGCCACCGACAACTTTGAGAATTATATCGTGCCAGCAAAACGCGAATACGTGCTGAACCTCTCGAAGGACGGTTACGAAGCAAATGCGTACGATGAGTCCTTCACCAAAGCCTATCAACAACGTGCCAACTCGCCAACACACTCGATCCACTCGCAACACTCCGTCGAGTTGGGTACTTGTTCGGCGTTGATGTCACCCGTTGAACCCTACACCTCAGACTACGAATCGGACTATTATCAACAATTGCAACAGCAAACCGCACCAGCGGTCGCAATACATTTGCGTGGCTTGACAGCCGCTACCAGCGGTTATACTACAAACTCGACGAACTACAAATCCGCCTTCATGCTAGCCGCTGGTGGCGCTGCGCCAATGACTGCGCTTTGGAGCGCCTACCAGCCATCCAATGGCGGCAATTTGAACGCGATTTTTCCTTCGCCAGCCTCCTCGATAGCCACCTCACCACGTTCGGTGTACTCATATCATCAAATGACACCACCATCCAGTCCCGCTTCGGAAGCAGGCTCCGAGCCAGAGGATCTGAGTCTACGCAATGATATACCATTGCCGGCGCTAATGCATCATCAAAACGAACCGTTGTCCAGCTTTAGTTTGAACACCAAATCAACGAAGTGTGCAACGAGTAGTGAGGCGCAAGCCGCCACAGCCGCTAACAAGGCTGCCAGTTACCGTTACAAATGCGacaaatgtaataaaatgtaCTCGACTGTTATTGGTCTGTCGAAACATCAGCAATTCCATTGCCCGGCCGCCGAGTGCAATCAGGATAAGAAGCAGCATTCCTGCCACGAATGTGGCAAGCTCTACACCACAATTGGCGCCTTGAAGatgcacatacgcacacatacttTGCCCTGCAAGTGCCCCATCTGCGGTAAGGCCTTCTCGCGTCCATGGCTGCTGCAGGgtcacatacgcacacacaccgGCGAGAAGCCCTTCCACTGCAGCGACTGCCCGCGCTCCTTTGCCGATCGCTCCAACTTGCGCGCCCACCAGCAGACCCATGTGGAGGTGAAGAAGTACGCCTGCAAGGTCTGCCACAAATCCTTCTCGCGCATGTCGCTGCTCAACAAGCACACTAGCTCCAATTGCACCATTACAATTGCGTAGACTAGTGCCGCAGGAGCGTGGCCTTTGCGCCGATGTCAGTCGATGTCAGTGAAGCTTGACCAGAAACGAAAACCAAGTGCCAGTAGCGTTGCGTAAACAGTGCGTTGACATATTCAGTATTTATACTTAAAGGAattcagtttattttttattagattttagtgtaaattacaacaatttattGTTGCAACTATGTAAGCGGTTGTTACAGCAGGAGTTTATGTTTTCTAAGTTCTAGTCGTTTTTGTTTCAATGAAATCATTTTTAGTTGAAGACGgaagaaaattttatgatttcaattagtattttattacttgcttgccattttttttaattttttgaaaaaattatactggaatttcgatttttttcttgaagatactatatttttagttttaagaattttcgtataatttttgcaaatttttatgtttAGCTGGTGCATTTTCACCAGCCCATACACAGCGACAGCACTCAACCAAATTAGCTCTTATGAAAACCCTCACGGAAGCTTAGACtctaattattatataatgaatggaaattaattaagtgtttttgtatgaaaaaactataaaaactgttggaatattttattaagttacctaatcttatgttatttttacgaaatggaGGACACTAAACTTAAATACAATACTCAAAGAAACTATAAATAATATCTCTTCTTATTTTACTATCAAAGTCGGTATGGGAATTGGGAGATTTTGAACATCGTACACGATTCTACTTGTTAAAAGCCTACAAAATGTAGTCCACTAAATACTAACAAGGATTCTGAAACGCAATCCCGCAATGTAGCCTGAATACGTCATACAATATTTATCAATAGTCCtgaatttgagactagttatgTCTGTAGGGTGTGAAACTTCGATGAATTTCTTACTTAGCAGTAAACCTTTGATATTTTAGGTTCGAAAGTTGACTGAAGAGAGATCTAGAATTAACATCAAAGGACCAAAGTTTCATATCCAGACATACTACGAGTATACTTTTACACTAATTATTATTCATAACAGTTTTAAAAAAGGACTTCACCATTATCTGAGGtctaaatttatgtaaatctttttttcattttaagaatattttatgaataagtGTAGATTGCGGTAGGCCCttaaaaaacatgtattttatTAAAGGCTTCCTAAATTCGAAACCCACCTATGTACCGATTCATGGAATCCCACTTCAAATGAATTATCCTCACTTCAAATTAATACAAGAAATCTCCCATAAGTCCGTACTTTCAATTGACTTGGCTTGATCCCAATATCTTTCTGAATACCGAACAAGTGGACTTTGAACCTCACCTCATCCATTGTGACAAATATGTTTTCAACGAAGTACAGTTAGCAACGTTGGAAGCCACTAAGCTTTTCGAGAGTCATCAGTCCGAGAGGTAGAGTATTTTTACAAGTGATAAGTCTCTCTCTTAAAGCATGACGGATGTGTTCTCTCATCGGATTCAACTTTTCAAATGCCAGTGTCGACTTTTACTAGCCATTTCACCTTTCTGAAGCTCCTCTCGTACAGTGTGTGCTTGCCGCAGCTTCTTTCGCCTGGAGATTGGCTAGCTCAGTTCCACTGATTGCTCTATGCTCAGGAATCCACGCTTGTAAGATATATTTTTCGGTGGAAACCCTGTTAATCACTTTTGTACACTCCAGTACCATAGCTGATTTGATTTCtgccgcttgactatcactGAGTAtgacaattctttaaaaatgttaaaattcgtaaaaattttaaatatgtgctTATGTCTATATAAGAGTATAGATGATGCCATTAAACCCACACTACTCGCTTAAACCCTTTGCaatcaaagcaaatatttgaaatcacTACCGTGAGCAGCACCTGCTCTTGCGCCAATATAGAACAAGCGAGTGCACAATATCCGTAACTAATGCCACACACTCATCTATatggtaaatatatatttaagatttttatttaacaaatcgTCTTCTGCGGCATGCCGAAGTCTTTGtgtaaacattttttgcttttaaagaaaaattaatacaatattCATACAAGTATCAGCGGTGGCAAACAGGGAAAAAGGATTGCATTGCATTGCAATGTGCCGAATACAGGAAATGTGCGCACGTacgcactcatacatatgtacatataaacctAGAATTTGAAAGGATTTTTCCTTACAGTAGCCAAATGCGCATGCGCTCATACATAGTAGATGTTTGTATGCTTAAGCAAAGGAGTGCATGTGCACGGCGGAGTAAAGGCTTTTGTGATCCTCATCAGAGTGAATGTAAAGTGTTGAGTTGTGGTTGAATGATGGATTTGTGTGCTGGAGGGGAAAAGCGAAAGGCACCTACACAAATAGAGGATGTGTTCGCAGGTGAAGGTGAAAGTGAAAGGTGCAATTCTGCGTTGGTGCAGTGAGCCTTTCAAGTAGACAATATGGTTTAAGTGGCTTTGGTAGAATAAAGGAGTAAGGATTGTGGAAAGAAGGGATTGTATAAAGAACGATGTTggattataatataaaattcaataattgaGTGAGTTtgaggaaaattatataaaagagaatataaaaatacacgattttgaaaaaaattgtgttccAAAAGTATtcgacaaaatatttcaaaattttaatttttatgttagaAAACCTTTTATTTTAATACCGAATCAaaatgcctacatttagggtAATATAAAATTAACCTGTTTGCCGATTGGATTAAATCTACtcttatcatatatgtatgtactcagtACGTTTTACGGTCTAGCTCTGTGCAAAAATGTAGGATAAATTAACCTGAATAccgattatttgaaaattaagaaGAATTGTGTTTCAAAGTTATTTTAGATgatattccaaaaaataattttttgtgttggATACCTTTTTGTTCAGTCCAGCActacgcctaaatgtaggcaatgctcaaataaaattaatttactattGTTCGAAGCTTCATAAAactattgcctacatttagggtaCCTTGAAGTCTACTCTTCTCATATACACCCTGAATTTTACAGTCTTCACCAAAATGTCGGCAACGTTTAAGTCATATTAATTTATCAGCGTTTAAATTGCACATTATTTCTGAAAGGCCATAGGGCAAATTTTGACTAAATTAAAGGCACATTAGCATGATTGCGATGACCATGTTGACCATATATTCAACTAATTTATACTCGAACACTGTACCCAAATATAGTCGACGTTTAAATAATTCTTATATGTAGGGTTACCATATTCCCTGACTTGTCAGGGAATTCCCTGATTTTTACCTTTGGCACTGATTCCCTGATTTTCGTGAAAATTCTCTGATTTTCGTGAAAAATGCACTGATTCCCTGGGGAATCATATGCAACGGGACTGATTTTGATCAAGACCGATATGATAACCCTAATTATATGAAAGTTTTATGgaagtgttgcctacatttagggttCACCTAAATAAGTTGTATGgaagtgttgcctacatttaggattcAACTAAATTAATTTGAGCTCCAACCATTGATCTCTTTAAAACTGATTCGATTTGGTTCGAAGCTTATTAAAAAACTAGCTGAATTTTCTTTATTCTGATACATCTGAagactttattttattcataaaatatatatgtatgaagaaGGTACACAAGTTGGCTCCACCTCAGTAGTAAGGTCCAGACTATCTAGCAAAGGATTCAAACTGTGTAACCCTGCAGACTTAATTAAAACAGCTTTAATACCTCATAGGAAATAGATTTAAAGGGCGACACGGGACTTTAATTTGAGGTCAGATACGAATATGGAGAAAGGAATATTAGGAAAATGTTGCTTTTGGCCTTACAACAGCACAAAgagtttatttaatataattccGTGTCTATGTATCTCGGTTAATTGAAGTTGAGTTCAATATCCATTAGATAAGAAGCGCAATGTAGGCttctatattaaattaaaaattaaaattttgatatatttgctaATACCGAAACACCTTGCCACACTTCcttttcttcaaatttcttGTGAATTCTTTTTACAGTTACGGCATACAccaaagaaataaagaaatgtaCGAAATTGTCATTAGGTTGCAGCAAACAGTTCTAGGAATTGCTAAATCTGGTCATAGAGGCACAAGTCGAGCATTTCGTAGAATCCTGCAACAGCCACCGGCATGTGTAGCAAATGAgaatgcaaaacaacaaaagaattGCAACACACAAAACCGTATTAACGATGTTGCACCTTGTGCAACATGCATTCAGCCAAAACAATACAAGACAACCTGTCTGTCGTCTATTTGTCTCGGCCGAGGCAGACAAGTTGTCCTGATTTTGCGCGCCAAAAGAGTAGAGCCAGCAGCAAGGTGACATAAAAAGTGTATACTTTATCGAATAATGTGTTGCTAAACGGCTGCTGTTGCACAGTTACTAATTCACTCACCGAAACAAGCACATATACACGCACACTTGTTAGCTTACTCGCCCGGGCAGATGAGTTTCCTCGGAATACTTTTGCCCAATTGCGCCTGTGTTTGGTGGTGTTTTCTTAGTTTTactcttgttattgttgttgtttttgttattggtcGACAGTTACTAAGCCATTGCAAATGTAGTGCATTATTTGGcaatctattttttttgttggtttatcAATTTTGCCCTGTGCGCAGGCGCTTCTCTTGCCACAACTACAAAAGCAAGCCGCCAACGCGCCGCAAACGGTGATCAATGGAATTGCAGTGAAACAGTTTTCAGttcttcttttcttattttttttgtccgGCTCTTTGATGACTTCGCTTCAGCTGCGCCAACTGCTCTGCAGCTTTCTTTGATTTTTCCTACTTTGCActctttattttctattattttgtgCAAACAATTGCGGCCTGCTGTCTAACCAATCTTGCCTTTTTGTTCCATTTGCtctcgtttttgtttttgttgttttagctcTTCTGTTTTTCTTGCTTCTTGCGTTGGTATTTTTTGGATTCTGAGGCAGTTAATCAGCGCGCGCTTCGATGATTCAGCAGCCTTTGCTTTGGATCTtggtttgtttgtgttgttgttgctggtatcATTGCGCCTCTGTTGACAAGTCAGGCGTTAAATGCGGGCAGCCTTCCGCTGCTACAGTAGTTCATATCTCTAAGGTGTCTCATCTGTCCTTTTTGTATTCTTTGCGGTTGCAATCCTCACTCTTGACTTATTTATCCTCTGCAAAGGACTGTTTTATGATGCTGTAATGGGCGGCGCGGTTTCTTCTACTTTTTTGACTTCAAAGTCCTTTGTTGGCTGTTaggtaaaatattaaatgagaCGGTCATTATTACGTGATTGCTATGCGTGATTGAATCTCCAGTTTGAATACTTGAGACTGACAGTTGACTGTTCGGTGGCAAGTAGTGTTTTTCGGCAGATGATTCTTTTTTAACCTCACTGATTTATCAGCGGATGATCTAAAACTGTTTAATAAATCCCAGCTACTGTGGACTTTCCATATTCATGATGAATGCATTGGCCTAAATATAATGCTTAAAGACTTACAAACCCGTTGTTGTCTTTTGCTTATGAAAATTCGTTGCCACAATCAAGCTAGCGAGACTGTTCTTGTCGGACCCCTTTAGCTCTTCCCGCCTTGTTATTATTCCGCTTTTGAAAGAGATTAAGCTGAAGAAAACATGTTATATTTATTCAAAGAATATATTTATTCGAAAACCTTATTCAAAGTACACTTTTTCCAATTTCAGGGAAACCGCCATTTGGACGCTGAAAACTAACCAACGACGCTAACATGAAATCCAGAAGTAGTTGCGGAGAAGATTGAGACTTTTTTTCGCTGTGAGTATATTATCAGATTTCAAATTGTAGACTTTTGGATAACTAGGTCAGCATAGGTTCATCCGGTAGGCCACGTACAGACCAGTTTCAGTTATTTGCGATACCAAATGGAGTTGACTTGCAAAGTtcaagagaagtagtcatcctttgtGATGCCAGCGCTTCACGCGAATTATAACAGACTCTGAGGCCTCActgtcgatacctcctccaatGTATCATACTATGAGGACCCCAGGTGCTTACagtgtagtcttgccaatgcgggacaagtggccaagagatgctccattgtttccctggtgtcattgttttcctgcagtcttctcgatctgtcagccccatcttgcgggcgtgtgtcgccattAGAgtgtgaccagttagtattcccatcatgcgcctacagtctcttctatcgagtgagTTTTGAATAACTAGTTTACtctttaaatttctttcttcgGAACGTATTACAATCACTTATCATATAGAAAGCTTTGGTAACATTGAAGACAAAATAATACTTGTTCTAATAGAGACTTGTACTTCAGCACCTAACATTAAGATGGCTTGTTTTTCCTCACCGAGAGAACTTGACATGGACGTCCATTTCAAGATGAAATCTGCAGACCATACACAATCTTCTATCGGATGTAGTCAGTGTGGTATTTTTTACAGGGTTTTTAGTCTTGGTCCCTTAATTAATCGACCGcatgtataaaaattacgtcAAAGCCATCGTTCGTCGCTTTACTTACTAGTATATAAGAAAGATCTCAGTTCCTTTCGCAGGTTCTAAAGCTCTTATTCTGAGTCAGATACATAGGTCACTCTTATCTATCtttctacatatttacaagCCCAATAGATATCCTGGCCTCCCTAACAAAAACTATTATTAAATGCTTCCGAAGATGTCTGCAAATAAGGCTCTAGGTTTGATACTCAAAATACCCTTTTCTATAAATTGAAAGCGCTTGAGGGTTCCGGCTGTTGTTTGTACTAATTATTCCCTGGCTATAATGTGATGGATCTCAGAATGTTTTGAGTATAGTGTTTCTGGCACTATAAGCTATTGCACTTTctatatattttccaaaaagatTGACTCTACCGAATTTGttcttttctatttatttttttttaactccatTCTTGAACACAATGTTAACTCCTTGATCCATTTCATTGTTTTGATCGATTGCCCCACAGTTCAGTTAACAAATTTGCTTATTCATCGCGGCCACGAAAATATGCGAGTAACTGATGTTATCGCTTACTAAGCCG
Proteins encoded in this region:
- the LOC120767604 gene encoding protein snail, with product MATTATKYKSCPLKKRPIVYEDTTETEAETATVTVRDPMQYYAAAAAFATASMIKHEPQPVAEYELLADEQPQDLSLKRKATDNFENYIVPAKREYVLNLSKDGYEANAYDESFTKAYQQRANSPTHSIHSQHSVELGTCSALMSPVEPYTSDYESDYYQQLQQQTAPAVAIHLRGLTAATSGYTTNSTNYKSAFMLAAGGAAPMTALWSAYQPSNGGNLNAIFPSPASSIATSPRSVYSYHQMTPPSSPASEAGSEPEDLSLRNDIPLPALMHHQNEPLSSFSLNTKSTKCATSSEAQAATAANKAASYRYKCDKCNKMYSTVIGLSKHQQFHCPAAECNQDKKQHSCHECGKLYTTIGALKMHIRTHTLPCKCPICGKAFSRPWLLQGHIRTHTGEKPFHCSDCPRSFADRSNLRAHQQTHVEVKKYACKVCHKSFSRMSLLNKHTSSNCTITIA